The genomic stretch aaggcaagtctcACATCGTTGTCGTCGTCATCGTCGCTCGACTATGCTCGGATTCGGAttcggtcaaatgattgattgattaactttttggaccaaatttatttgttaatagtaaaatattaacagaaatgttattaaatatttgtttcaataacagaatattaatattaaatccaatccgtttttctgttttggtaacagaaaattaactaccttcttcaatttttcttctttattttccctctttattgttgagtaaatagccatttatttAATGGCATTTATGCTATGGCCGTTTTGCAGAAACAGCCATTCTGAAgggttgcacctcttcagatttcagcccaactttggctataaatacaacactattctgctcagaatttcactacgattttctgagtttctcctccttcttctgcatacttttagcattagacaaagcaatagtaagtgtgatttgctaccgaactttgtgttcgctgaaacactagggtttgaagtacgactacaccagtgtgtaattcgttctatcccgGGAGGAAATAagccataaccttgggtactaggaggggattaaattccttaaggaaacactgtgaattcagtgggctcgaattagtTTTCTGTTATTTTGTTGTTCActtctgtttatgttcatttatatttccagaattattttacaaatacagtttaataacaagcttaaggaatttaacatATTTTCTGTATTTGTACTCACTATTTCTGGagagtaaaacctttgtggttttgtactctattaaaatctacgtgattgtaacgtttgtgtcattcttttacagaaatgactaatgataatATAAACCAAGCTATTCCAATGGTGACGGCCAATACCTCAACAAGTCGAACGACACCGGCAGCATTGGCACCGGCGGAGAAACCCGAAAAGTTTtccgggattgatttcaagcgctggtagcaaaagatgttcttctacttgactactctAAGTCTCCAGAAGTTCATTAAGGAAGATGTTCTTGTGTTGGCTGATGAAACTCAAGAAACTGAATGTTTTCTTGTGATTGAGGCGTGGAGGCATTCAGATTTTTTGTGGAAGAATTATATTATAAGCGGGTTGGAGGATGCTTTGTATAACGTCTACAGTGACATGGAAACGTCAAAAGAACTGTGGACTACGCtcgaaaaaaaatacaaaatcgaAGATGCCGGGTTGAAGAAGTTCATTGCTGCAgagtttttggactacaaaatggtagatagcaagtctgttattacccaagtccaggaattgcaagtgactattcacgatctccttgctgaaggtataaatcAAAATAATATTGATATTGAAAGTAgtaatcttagtatttttactaacagaaatttcattaaaggtcttgtcatcaatgaagcattctaAGTAGCAACGATGATTGAGAAGTTtcctcctttgtggaaggacttcaaaaactacttgaaacacaaacgcaaGAAGATgacccttgaagatctcattgttcggttgagaatcgaagaggacaacaatgctgctgaaaagagaggccgtggaaactcaacaataatgggagaaaatattgttgaagagaacaaaaagaggaagaaggtttctagaccgaaatacaacccaagcaagaagcggttcagtggaaactgctacaactgtggaaaAAACGGACACAAATCTACAAAGTGTCATGCTatgaagaaagacaagaagaagggtcaagcaaacatagttgaaaagcatgatgatgttgatgaatTATGTGCCATGCTTTCCGAATGCAACCTGGTGGGCAATCCTAAaaagtggtggattgattctggagccactcacCATGTTTGTACTATTAGAGAAGCTTTTCTACTTATGATCCTGTTGGACCCAATGAGACgatttctatgggaaatgctgcaaaggccaagattgaaggatgtgggaagatatttctcaaaatgacttccGGCAAAGTGGTAACTTTGAATAACGTCCTttatgttcccgagattaggaagaatttagcctctactggacttcttgttaagaatggtTTCAAATGTGTTTTTGTTTCTGATaaagttgtaataagtaagaatgaaatgtttgtaggaaaaggttacctcactgaaggccttttcaagctgaatgtaatggttgttgaaaataataataaaatttcagctttgtcTTACTTACTTaagtcaaatgaattatggcatatacgtttgggtcatgttaattataaaaccttgcagaaaatgattaatttggaagtattgcctaagtttgaatgtgacaaatcaaatgtcaagtatgtgtggaatctaagtatgttaaacatctttataagtcagttgaaaggaattcaaatcctttagacttaattcacacagatatttgtgacatgaagtcaataccatctcgcggtggaaagaagtatttcataacttttattgacgataatactcgatattgctatgtttacttacttaatagtaaagatgaagcaatagacgcattcaagcattacaaaaatgaagttgaaacgcaacttaacaagaaaatcaaaatgataaaatgtgataggggtggtgaatatgaatctccttttgaacaaatatgtctagaatatggaattatttatcaaacaacggccccttacacgccccaatccaatgggattgcaaaaagaaagaatcgttcattaaaggagatgatgaacgcattattgataagttctTGTTTTCCACATAACTTATGGGGGGAAGCCATTCTTACGGCTAGCCGGatatatactaaatcaagtaccCCATAGAAAAatacaatccattccatatgaaaaatggaaaggaaggaagccaacttgaattattttaaagtatgagggtgtttggcaaaagtgcaagttcctaaacccaaaagggtaaaaataggaccgaaaaccgttgattatattttcataggatatgcgactaatagtaatatcgatttctggttcataaatcaaaaatctcgacattcataataatatagttatagaatcagataatgttgagttctttgaaaatatatatccgtatagaaaggaatgtgagtcaattggtgaaggatctaaacgacctcgggaagaaacaaatgAAAGTACACTTAActaggaggatccaagacgtagtaaacgtcaaagaacgtctacttcatttggactagattttgtgacttttttattggaaaatgagcctcaaacatttaaagaagttatgtcttcttcggaatcattgttatGGAAAGAGGCAataaatagtgaaatagaatccatattgaacaactatatatgggaattggttgatcttcctcctggaaataaaccatTGGGTTCTAAACggatctttaagaggaaaataaaagatgatggcactattgacaaatataaggcaagacttgtggtcaaagggtatagatAACGAGAAaagtcttgactattttgatacatactctcaagttacaagaattacgtccatacgaacATTTGTAGCGTTAGCTAtagtttatggtcttgaaattcatcaaatggatgtaaagacgaccttcttaaatggagagttggaggaagaaatctacatggaacaatctgaagggtttgtggttccaggtaaagaaaagaaggtctgtagacttgttaagtccctttacggattAAAAAAAGCACCCTAACAATGGCAtgtgaaatttgaccaaacaatgttgtcaaatagatttaagaaaaatgaatgtgataaatgtgtgtacattaaaaatgttccaaatcacatagtcattgtttgcttatatgtggatgatatgctcatAATGAGTAATGATATTGCCAACATAAATGTTACTAagtgtatgctaactagcaagtttgatatgaaagacttgggagttgctgatttaattctgggaattaagatccataagacttctcaaggtctggcattgtcacaatctcattatattaatacagtacttgaaaaattcaagcacttgggaattaaagttgcaaagactccaattgacgtgaatcttgcattagtaaagaacaaaggccaaagcatatcacaattggattatgctcgtgtgttggattgcttaatgtacatcatgaattgtacacgaccagatatagcttgtgttataagtaaattgagtcgatataTGAGCAATCTAGGCCAATCTCATTGGATGgtaatgaaacgagttttgggatatttagaacatacccagggctttgctttgcactacagtaaatatcctgcagtGATAGAGGGATTCTTTGATTttaattggatcaccggttcaactgattttgtgatgacccggcccgtcgtctcatgagttaccgctccatttttttCCCAATCTCAGCTTCTTTATGATTTATTATCCGTatcttatgtgatcgagttggtttggagtggttttgataagaaatgagacacttagtcttttttaagaaggcttaagttggaaaagtcaacccgatgttgacttatgagttagagggctcagatgtgaattccgatgattcggttagcttcgggggatgatttgtgacttaggagtgtgatcggaagtaattttggaggtccggtgtagaattaggcttgaattggcgaagttagtattttggcgaattccggttgataggtgagattttgatccaagagtcggaatggaattccgagagttgcagtagcttcgttaggtgatttgggatatgtgtgtaaaatttcaggtcattcgaacgtggtttggttgtgtttttgatcgaaagtgtatttcggaagtttttagaaaattaggcttgaattcgatgagttttgggtaatttgatgttgtttgaggtgttttgatgattggaagaggtttgaatgatattatgaattatgttggcatgtttggtcggggtcccatgaggctcggataagttttgtaAGAGTTTTTAGAGGATttttgcagatccaggtacaccacaggctgagtgaggatttgttagctgagcagcagtatccgggagtattgaggtagctgcatggcgttcgcagccttgatctctcccctctatctctatctcttattccgcatttttcctagacagacttgtaataggtggatattctgtattagaggctcatattcgtgacaccagattctattgggctatggtgtagtattttaattgaacttctgcaaattttattattatttataaactTGAAAGTAATGATTTAGTAATTCCCTGTGTCATTTATGTATAATCTGATTAAattttgggataatgttgttgaatggtcgggcttgcctagcagtgtgttcggcgccatcacgaccgggtttggggtcatgacaagttggtatcatagcctaggttacttggtctcgcaagtcatgagccagtttagtagagtctcgcggatcggtacggagacgtctgtatttatcctcgagaggctgcagaacctttaggaaaaacttcatattcatgaattcttatcgtgcgtctttgattcagcttgaaaaagtaacttttacaattccttccacgtgttcgtatgcacgaacgagcgctcagtattagatgtgccttgatggcttgtgattccctgatcgaaggGAGAGATGTGacctctgtgagttgatgttgggctagtctgagGGACTCGAGgacggatctttgcctatggcttgagcaccgaggtgctaattgtgcgagcaagtgttttgaacttatatgtctggtattgtccctattagtgggaatgatggttggatagctacgtaaggagtatgttagtactgcgagatgtatctatatgacttggaagtgacgaggaagggcgacaggatgatagatgaactattaagtgtttgattttcattgtgattagatgtgtagccccgagttatgggcgcgtggagaatcttttcatgtctcctatttggagtgaagtaaatttcatgttacggtatgagcttagacttaggaagattaagtgattgtgtaatgtgtatgaccgtggaaggtatacaaaaatttTAATTGGAGgtgaagtaggtgggttatctccggaggagtgttctaaggtggtgtgatccatatgttgtctattagaagatctcatttacaagtgaagaatatgcattgaaatctaaattgggccacctaaagagtgggcttaacagttgtgtgagtgaatgcaagaattgcagaagagttaaaattccagatgattcgtgtttccacaagcttatgaaggagtgagtttaatctcactatggtattacggcagcaatagagtatatgcgttgtgaattattgagtgcgttttgatctatggctttgagccaagttgtggagtttgctattaattaagttgattgcacggttatgtgctatattggttccagtttgaggcgtgttggTGAGTCAGTTATAGCTTACGGAGATttaaggtcgatcaggcggtggtcGGGCCGTTTTTATGCTATTCCAAGAAGGAcatatgctattgcttcagatgatgtcattataggaattgttccagtctgccacagagatgcctttgtattattcgattccggttccacctattcttatgtatcctcatattttgctcattatttgggtacgcccctggagtttctttctttttctgttcttttatctaccccggtgggcgatactgttgttgtggactgtgtgtaccggtcatgtgttgtgattattgagggtttggagacccgagttgatctattgctattgagcatggtggattttgatgttatattgggcatggattggttatcttcgtgtcatgttattctagactgtcatgctaagacaattactttggctattccgggtgttccgaggatcgagtggcatggtatgactgattacgttcctagtagagtggtttccttcttgaaagcccaacgtatggttgagaagggctGTCTATCATATCTAGCTTTTGTGtgagatgttggagctgagactcctagtattgattctgtcccagttgtgagagattttcctgatgtatttcctgcagacctgccgggcatgccgccggacagggatatcgattttggcaTTGACGTG from Nicotiana sylvestris chromosome 12, ASM39365v2, whole genome shotgun sequence encodes the following:
- the LOC138883700 gene encoding uncharacterized protein, yielding MFFYLTTLSLQKFIKEDVLVLADETQETECFLVIEAWRHSDFLWKNYIISGLEDALYNVYSDMETSKELWTTLEKKYKIEDAGLKKFIAAEFLDYKMVDSKSVITQVQELQVTIHDLLAEATMIEKFPPLWKDFKNYLKHKRKKMTLEDLIRSFSTYDPVGPNETISMGNAAKAKIEGCGKIFLKMTSGKVVTLNNVLYVPEIRKNLASTGLLVKNGFKCVFVSDKVVISKNEMFVGKGYLTEGLFKLNLGGARQAFACGVAEIEGGEDLCKILQV